One region of Desulfovibrio intestinalis genomic DNA includes:
- a CDS encoding EF-hand domain-containing protein gives MTRTLHLPDISALLKISLLPLLAALVLMASPSHAMPGMGSGSGGMGDKFSQMDADKDGKVSREEFKALFPNMREEAFVAIDKDGDGFISVDEWNGFMKEHSSGMRPNTMNDGPMPTVPGNPMMPNPGSAELPLVMPPNGN, from the coding sequence ATGACGCGCACCCTGCATTTGCCCGACATTTCAGCCCTGCTGAAAATATCTCTGCTTCCTCTGCTGGCGGCTCTCGTGCTTATGGCCTCCCCCAGCCACGCCATGCCCGGCATGGGCAGCGGTTCCGGCGGCATGGGCGACAAATTCAGCCAGATGGATGCTGATAAAGACGGAAAGGTCAGCCGCGAAGAATTCAAGGCGCTCTTTCCCAATATGCGTGAAGAAGCCTTTGTGGCCATCGACAAGGACGGCGACGGTTTCATCTCTGTTGACGAGTGGAACGGCTTCATGAAGGAGCACTCCTCCGGCATGCGCCCCAATACAATGAATGACGGCCCCATGCCCACCGTTCCCGGCAACCCGATGATGCCAAACCCCGGCAGTGCTGAACTGCCGCTGGTCATGCCCCCCAATGGCAACTAA
- a CDS encoding YgiQ family radical SAM protein, with translation MATKRSASAFSEPRRSTANAGAASVSGPKLGNGQPLFVPMSAEEMHALGWDSLDVLFVTGDAYVDHPSFGSVLLARWLIHHGYRAGIVAQPRWENPEDLLVMGKPRLFAGVSAGALDSLLAHYTAFRKKRHDDAYTPGGKAGARPNRACLVYANLARRAFPGLPLVLGGIEGSLRRVSHYDFWTDSLRKPILMDAKADLLIWGMGERATLECAQRLDAGEDLRGIPGTAWLDKLEQTPEGPRPANLPESMAQAPCMPLPSHDEILADPVQLLTMTQELERQVHRLDAWAFQPVGDRALVLARPAPPLTTQEMDALYEIPFTRRPHPSYREAIPAAEMMRTSITSHRGCGGGCSFCSLALHQGRRISSRSESSVLEEARRLGQENMDRGKGPVAISDVGGPTANMWQGYCALDKATAERGSFEEAADALPRERGENNAAHAPADAPAKSRCRRASCCYPTVCKFFTTPQNKHVSLLRKVAALPEVKQARVASGVRADLALRDAAALAAYTGEFTGGQLKVAPEHCATGVLSLMRKPPLEVFEAFLASFVRQSKAAGREQYVVPYLMSGFPGCTDDDMRTLSSWLRQRNWNPRQTQCFIPTPGTIATAMFYCGKNEAGEDIYVARTDAQRLRQHGLLMPGRSAGDEDGNRPRRRDGQDHTRKDAGRGEGRDAGRNAARGAARDTDRDAGKPRQRTPGNRDSRDARRGRDADQSRRPAERPGQKPGKQGGRSNENRQDSRKLPAPGRRA, from the coding sequence ATGGCAACTAAGCGCTCTGCATCGGCCTTTTCCGAGCCCCGGCGTTCCACTGCGAATGCCGGGGCCGCTTCTGTTTCCGGCCCGAAACTCGGGAACGGGCAGCCTCTCTTCGTGCCTATGAGCGCTGAAGAAATGCATGCGCTCGGCTGGGACAGTCTGGACGTGCTCTTTGTCACTGGCGATGCCTATGTGGACCACCCCTCGTTCGGCAGCGTTCTGCTGGCCCGGTGGCTTATCCACCACGGCTACCGCGCGGGCATAGTGGCGCAGCCACGTTGGGAAAATCCCGAAGACCTGCTTGTTATGGGCAAACCCCGCCTGTTCGCTGGCGTCAGCGCCGGGGCGCTGGACTCCCTGCTGGCCCACTATACGGCATTTCGCAAAAAGCGTCATGACGATGCCTATACTCCGGGCGGCAAAGCTGGCGCACGGCCCAACAGGGCCTGCTTGGTGTACGCCAACCTGGCCCGCCGGGCTTTTCCCGGTTTGCCCCTGGTGCTCGGCGGCATTGAAGGCAGCCTGCGCCGTGTGAGCCACTACGATTTTTGGACAGATTCGCTGCGCAAGCCCATTCTTATGGACGCCAAGGCCGATCTGCTCATCTGGGGCATGGGCGAACGCGCCACGCTGGAATGCGCACAAAGGCTTGATGCTGGCGAAGATCTGCGCGGCATCCCCGGCACTGCATGGCTCGACAAGCTGGAGCAGACGCCCGAAGGGCCGCGTCCCGCCAATCTGCCAGAAAGCATGGCCCAAGCTCCCTGTATGCCGCTGCCCAGCCACGACGAAATTTTGGCTGATCCAGTACAACTGCTGACCATGACGCAGGAACTGGAGCGCCAGGTTCACAGGCTGGATGCCTGGGCCTTTCAGCCCGTGGGCGACCGTGCGCTGGTACTGGCCCGTCCGGCTCCGCCCCTGACAACGCAGGAAATGGACGCCCTGTACGAAATTCCCTTTACCCGGCGGCCCCACCCAAGCTACCGCGAAGCCATACCTGCGGCTGAAATGATGCGCACCAGCATTACCAGCCATCGGGGATGCGGGGGCGGCTGCTCCTTCTGCTCCCTGGCCCTGCATCAGGGCCGCCGCATCAGTTCCCGGTCTGAATCTTCCGTGCTGGAAGAAGCCCGCAGGCTTGGACAGGAAAATATGGACCGCGGCAAGGGGCCAGTGGCCATTTCAGACGTGGGCGGCCCCACGGCCAACATGTGGCAGGGGTACTGCGCTCTGGACAAGGCAACGGCAGAACGCGGCTCTTTCGAAGAAGCCGCTGATGCGTTGCCCAGGGAGCGCGGTGAAAACAACGCTGCGCACGCCCCGGCAGACGCGCCAGCCAAAAGCCGCTGCCGCAGGGCCAGCTGCTGTTATCCCACTGTCTGCAAGTTTTTCACGACGCCACAGAACAAGCATGTGAGCCTGCTGCGCAAGGTGGCGGCCCTGCCTGAAGTTAAACAGGCGCGCGTTGCCAGCGGCGTGCGCGCTGACCTTGCACTGCGTGACGCCGCCGCTCTGGCTGCCTACACGGGCGAATTCACAGGCGGGCAGCTCAAGGTTGCACCGGAACACTGCGCCACAGGCGTGCTGTCGCTTATGCGCAAGCCGCCTCTGGAGGTTTTTGAAGCTTTTCTGGCAAGCTTTGTGCGTCAAAGCAAGGCTGCGGGGCGCGAGCAGTATGTGGTGCCGTACCTCATGAGCGGCTTTCCCGGCTGTACGGACGACGACATGCGCACCCTTTCCAGCTGGCTGCGCCAGCGCAATTGGAATCCGCGCCAGACGCAGTGTTTTATCCCCACGCCCGGCACCATCGCCACTGCCATGTTTTACTGTGGCAAGAACGAGGCCGGGGAAGACATTTATGTGGCCCGTACCGATGCCCAGCGGCTGCGGCAACACGGCCTGCTCATGCCCGGCAGAAGTGCGGGCGATGAAGACGGCAACCGCCCGCGCCGCAGAGACGGCCAGGATCATACCCGCAAGGATGCGGGCCGGGGTGAAGGGCGGGATGCGGGCCGGAATGCGGCCAGGGGGGCGGCCAGAGATACGGACAGGGATGCGGGCAAGCCCCGGCAACGCACGCCCGGTAATCGGGACAGCCGCGATGCCCGTCGCGGCAGGGATGCGGATCAAAGCCGCAGACCCGCCGAAAGGCCGGGCCAAAAACCCGGCAAGCAGGGTGGGCGCTCCAATGAAAACAGGCAGGATAGCCGCAAACTTCCGGCCCCTGGACGCCGCGCCTAA
- a CDS encoding SlyX family protein, which yields MSQNLDDRLTRLEELTFFQEERIEKLDAALTAQQMQLDNVEQELASARTVIRALRDKLSQQPENSLPPHSMPERW from the coding sequence ATGTCGCAAAATCTTGATGATCGGCTTACTCGCCTGGAAGAACTGACCTTCTTTCAGGAAGAGCGCATTGAAAAACTTGACGCAGCCCTCACAGCCCAGCAGATGCAACTGGACAATGTGGAGCAGGAGCTGGCAAGCGCCCGTACGGTTATTCGCGCTTTGCGCGACAAGCTGTCCCAGCAGCCGGAAAACAGCCTGCCGCCCCACTCCATGCCCGAGCGCTGGTAA
- a CDS encoding GNAT family N-acetyltransferase — MIRKAVPGDEAAIRECADQAFSGYIPLIGRQPAPMTADFSAQIAAGQIYVALNDDGDLLGYIAFFPQGNHMNLDSIAVLPAASGRGIGKKLITFCEGEARRLGLEAVHLYTNEMMTANLSIYPRLGYVEVDRRTDEGFNRVFFQKKLA, encoded by the coding sequence ATGATAAGAAAAGCCGTGCCTGGCGACGAGGCTGCCATTCGGGAATGCGCTGACCAAGCCTTTTCGGGCTATATTCCCCTGATAGGCCGCCAACCTGCTCCAATGACAGCAGACTTTTCAGCTCAAATTGCAGCGGGCCAGATATATGTGGCTTTGAATGATGACGGCGACCTGCTGGGCTACATAGCTTTTTTCCCACAGGGCAACCATATGAACCTCGACAGTATCGCGGTGCTGCCTGCTGCTTCCGGGCGCGGCATCGGCAAAAAATTGATTACGTTCTGTGAGGGTGAAGCCAGACGCCTAGGTCTTGAGGCGGTGCATCTTTATACCAATGAAATGATGACCGCCAATCTTTCCATCTATCCTCGCCTTGGCTACGTTGAAGTTGATCGCCGCACAGACGAAGGATTTAACCGCGTTTTCTTTCAAAAAAAGTTGGCCTGA
- a CDS encoding DUF4200 domain-containing protein: MSDTARKVFPVESVLALVVGKDGVDVKEIAGFVAGRTVVCDTCAKAVGPFAATWLARCFPKFMDLEWKEGQSWDAFVNNGRSLLGDNVSLPSMDGHTKAMVDQVLDFLGEVYDSMVAQTSAATAFEERVRALEPAEARAEALSKKVDELEAKIKTLNADIGGLRRQTAEYQGKVAVNHDDLLLNIKDAIKDGLKGMVMAGGAGAALAASGDEAVAEALDENAVPDDFGFGASGSNSDGFGF; encoded by the coding sequence ATGTCCGATACAGCTCGCAAAGTTTTTCCTGTTGAGTCCGTGCTTGCCCTGGTGGTGGGCAAGGATGGCGTGGACGTAAAGGAAATCGCCGGTTTTGTGGCCGGACGCACCGTTGTCTGTGACACTTGCGCCAAGGCCGTGGGCCCCTTCGCCGCTACCTGGCTGGCCCGTTGTTTCCCCAAGTTTATGGATCTGGAATGGAAAGAAGGCCAGTCTTGGGACGCTTTTGTAAACAACGGCAGAAGCCTGCTTGGCGACAATGTTTCCCTTCCCAGCATGGACGGTCACACCAAGGCTATGGTGGATCAGGTGCTGGACTTTTTGGGCGAAGTTTATGACAGCATGGTCGCCCAGACCTCCGCTGCCACTGCTTTTGAAGAGCGCGTGCGCGCCCTTGAGCCCGCTGAAGCCCGTGCCGAAGCTCTGTCCAAAAAGGTTGATGAGCTGGAAGCCAAGATCAAGACCCTGAATGCCGACATCGGCGGCCTGCGCCGTCAGACGGCTGAATACCAGGGCAAGGTTGCCGTTAACCACGACGACCTGCTCCTGAATATCAAGGACGCCATCAAAGACGGCCTTAAAGGTATGGTTATGGCTGGTGGCGCTGGCGCGGCTCTGGCTGCTTCTGGCGACGAAGCTGTGGCTGAAGCCCTTGATGAAAATGCCGTGCCCGATGATTTCGGCTTTGGCGCGTCTGGCTCGAATTCGGACGGTTTTGGTTTCTAG